In Chloroflexaceae bacterium, a single genomic region encodes these proteins:
- a CDS encoding cation:proton antiporter encodes MGIAADITIILVAALLGGFVARRLNQPLILGYIVAGIVVGPYTAGPRVSDIHDIELLAEIGVALLLFALGVEFNLKKLIRFKWVAFGGTLLQMTLTAAVGFLLGRFLGWDPYPALWLGALVSLSSTMVILKTLMGQGKLGTLASRVMLGMLIVQDLAVVPLMIMLPELANLSDGLVNLGLAALRAGLILAAMVFVGTRVIPFLLKRIATWNSRELFLVAIMALGLGIGYATYLAGLSFAFGAFVAGLVLSESDYSHQALSDIIPLRDVFGILFFVSVGMLIDPAFLLANWWSILMLTLVVSGAKAAIFTAVVRLFGYRGDVPLTVGFGLFQIGEFAFVLARAGLGVGALTAAQSNLVLATTVVTMILTPFVSRLATPTYTLWRRWRGKTPSPMLARIEEPLRGHTIIAGYGRVGRYTADLMRRLGHPFVVIERDQHRIDTLKASSIPVIYGDASSPTVLEAAGVHEARLLLVAVSAAIDVETIVRQARALNPRLHIVARATRLAQLEVLRQLGIHEVVQPEFEAGLEMVRQALLHFDVPTAEIERLSDAVRAECYQPMEALNTDAATLRRLRRVRRSLDIVWYTLSSDSPLAGKSIGASAIRKRTGVSVVAVLRGERVIANPDPETVLEAGDQLAILATPPQRALFQHWVEGAGAEPAPASATAATTVATGT; translated from the coding sequence ATGGGCATTGCCGCCGACATTACCATCATTCTCGTCGCAGCGCTGCTAGGCGGCTTTGTGGCCCGGCGCCTGAACCAGCCGCTCATTCTGGGCTACATCGTCGCCGGCATTGTCGTCGGACCCTACACCGCCGGCCCGCGGGTAAGCGATATCCACGATATTGAACTCCTCGCCGAGATCGGGGTGGCCCTGTTGCTCTTCGCCCTGGGAGTAGAGTTTAACCTCAAAAAGCTCATCCGTTTCAAGTGGGTGGCGTTTGGCGGCACGCTGCTGCAAATGACTCTTACTGCCGCCGTCGGCTTCTTGCTGGGCCGCTTCCTGGGATGGGACCCGTATCCCGCCTTGTGGCTGGGCGCGCTGGTGTCGCTCTCTTCGACCATGGTCATCCTGAAGACGCTCATGGGTCAGGGCAAGCTTGGCACCCTGGCCAGCCGGGTCATGCTCGGCATGCTGATCGTTCAGGATCTGGCTGTGGTGCCGCTGATGATCATGCTCCCCGAACTGGCGAACCTGAGCGATGGCCTGGTGAATCTGGGGCTGGCGGCGCTCCGCGCCGGTCTGATCCTGGCGGCGATGGTCTTTGTCGGCACGCGGGTGATTCCGTTCCTGCTGAAACGGATTGCCACCTGGAACTCACGCGAGCTGTTCCTGGTGGCGATCATGGCCCTCGGCCTGGGGATCGGCTACGCGACCTATCTGGCCGGCCTGTCCTTCGCCTTTGGGGCCTTCGTGGCCGGCCTGGTGCTCAGCGAGTCGGATTATAGCCACCAGGCGCTGAGCGACATTATCCCCCTGCGCGATGTCTTTGGCATACTGTTCTTCGTGTCGGTGGGGATGCTAATCGATCCGGCTTTCCTGCTGGCCAACTGGTGGTCCATCCTGATGCTGACCCTGGTGGTGAGCGGAGCCAAAGCGGCGATCTTCACCGCCGTGGTGCGCCTGTTCGGCTACCGCGGCGACGTGCCGCTTACCGTCGGATTCGGGTTGTTCCAGATCGGCGAATTCGCCTTTGTCCTGGCGCGAGCGGGTCTGGGCGTCGGCGCCCTGACCGCCGCGCAGTCGAACCTGGTGCTCGCCACAACGGTGGTGACGATGATCCTCACCCCGTTCGTCAGCCGGCTGGCGACGCCCACATACACCCTCTGGCGCCGCTGGCGCGGCAAAACGCCCAGTCCCATGCTGGCGCGTATTGAGGAACCTCTGCGCGGCCACACGATTATCGCCGGTTACGGGCGGGTCGGTCGCTACACGGCCGACCTGATGCGCCGGCTGGGGCATCCCTTTGTGGTCATCGAGCGCGATCAGCATCGCATTGACACGTTGAAGGCCAGCAGCATCCCGGTGATTTATGGCGATGCCAGCAGCCCGACAGTGCTGGAGGCGGCGGGCGTCCACGAGGCGCGGCTGTTGCTGGTGGCGGTGTCGGCGGCGATTGACGTCGAGACCATCGTGCGCCAGGCCCGCGCGCTGAACCCGCGCCTGCACATCGTTGCGCGGGCCACGCGCCTGGCCCAGCTTGAGGTGCTGCGCCAGCTGGGGATTCACGAGGTGGTGCAGCCCGAGTTCGAGGCCGGCCTGGAAATGGTGCGCCAGGCGCTTCTGCATTTCGACGTTCCCACCGCGGAGATCGAACGTTTAAGCGACGCCGTGCGGGCCGAATGTTACCAGCCGATGGAGGCTCTCAACACCGACGCGGCGACGCTGCGCCGCCTGCGCCGCGTGCGCCGCAGTCTGGATATTGTCTGGTACACGTTGTCGTCCGATTCGCCGCTGGCGGGGAAGAGCATCGGCGCCAGCGCCATCCGCAAACGCACCGGCGTCTCCGTCGTTGCCGTCCTGCGCGGCGAACGGGTTATCGCCAATCCCGATCCCGAGACGGTACTGGAAGCCGGCGACCAGCTCGCCATTCTGGCGACGCCGCCACAGCGGGCGCTGTTCCAGCATTGGGTCGAAGGCGCCGGCGCAGAACCGGCCCCGGCGTCGGCAACAGCGGCGACCACCGTGGCTACCGGCACGTAG
- a CDS encoding adenylate/guanylate cyclase domain-containing protein encodes MSTDPAHLRPYLSHWLRARIGSAELRPGAVFTCQATVLYADLRGFTRLTAAFATLPDGAERLHTALNRCYTVLIETVAAYGGDVSAIAGDALTAWWPNQADVVLAQRCAMALLEAVNALPPLATPSGPFRFYLRIGIGAGMIHAILAGLPHYGVHLTLLGPALLAAATAERAACTGQVVVASPPAMTAERTRFQPGEPGPPLRDDDFLPRALIERLRRQTLTAEYRTCIPVFAGFALPAHPRGLHTLVSQVQETTWRWGGWLNEIEVGNKGAVLVLLFGGPLGRGADASQAVGCCLELRERGLITHAGITQGLLYLGTVGGAERRVYTAQGDEMNLAAHLMQHANSGEILVSGRVRSEVQGRYLTSEPILLATKGHQEGVPVARVLGAAGEPAP; translated from the coding sequence ATGTCCACCGATCCGGCGCACCTGCGGCCTTACCTTTCACACTGGTTGCGCGCGCGGATCGGGAGCGCCGAGTTGCGGCCAGGGGCTGTCTTTACCTGCCAGGCGACAGTGCTCTATGCTGACCTGCGCGGCTTCACTCGCCTGACTGCCGCCTTCGCCACCCTGCCCGACGGCGCCGAACGCCTCCATACCGCCCTGAACCGCTGCTATACCGTGTTGATCGAGACCGTAGCCGCATACGGCGGCGACGTGTCGGCGATTGCCGGTGACGCCTTGACCGCCTGGTGGCCCAACCAGGCCGACGTAGTCCTGGCGCAGCGCTGCGCGATGGCCTTGCTCGAGGCGGTGAACGCCTTGCCGCCCCTCGCTACGCCGTCGGGGCCCTTTCGTTTCTACCTGCGAATTGGGATCGGCGCGGGAATGATCCATGCCATCCTTGCCGGCCTGCCGCATTACGGGGTGCATCTGACCCTGCTGGGGCCGGCGCTGCTGGCGGCGGCGACTGCGGAACGCGCCGCATGTACGGGCCAGGTCGTTGTTGCCAGCCCGCCCGCCATGACTGCCGAGCGAACGCGTTTTCAGCCGGGTGAGCCCGGGCCGCCGCTGCGGGATGACGATTTCCTCCCCCGCGCGCTTATCGAACGCCTGCGCCGCCAGACGCTCACTGCCGAGTACCGAACGTGCATTCCCGTCTTTGCAGGCTTTGCTTTGCCGGCTCATCCGCGTGGCCTGCATACGCTGGTGAGCCAGGTGCAGGAGACAACCTGGCGTTGGGGCGGCTGGCTGAACGAGATCGAGGTGGGCAACAAAGGCGCCGTGCTGGTGCTGCTCTTTGGCGGGCCGCTGGGCCGCGGCGCGGACGCGAGCCAGGCGGTGGGATGCTGCCTGGAGTTACGCGAACGGGGGTTGATCACCCACGCCGGGATTACCCAGGGGCTGCTCTATCTCGGCACCGTGGGCGGCGCAGAGCGGCGCGTGTATACGGCTCAGGGCGATGAGATGAACCTGGCGGCCCATCTGATGCAGCATGCCAACAGCGGCGAGATCCTGGTTTCAGGGCGCGTGCGCAGCGAGGTGCAGGGCCGCTACCTGACGAGCGAACCGATCCTGCTGGCAACCAAGGGGCACCAGGAGGGAGTGCCGGTGGCGCGCGTCCTGGGGGCCGCAGGTGAACCCGCGCCGTAG
- the cas4 gene encoding CRISPR-associated protein Cas4 produces MLGGVVLCLGLLLLVFALVLRQRAGLPWGRVAAMDVGAGRPLERPLVAMRYRLAGKPDYLIERGGAVIPVEVKPGRRAPRPYDSDLMQLAAYCLLVEETTGRAPPWGFLRYADATFRLAYTPAVRRRLVALLDEMQALLDADDVSRSHDDPRRCAGCGFRTLCDDALAD; encoded by the coding sequence ATGCTCGGAGGGGTTGTTCTTTGCCTGGGCCTGCTGCTCCTGGTTTTTGCCCTCGTGTTGCGCCAGCGGGCCGGGCTGCCCTGGGGTCGCGTGGCGGCTATGGATGTCGGCGCAGGACGCCCGCTGGAGCGCCCCCTGGTCGCGATGCGCTACAGGTTGGCGGGCAAGCCTGATTATCTGATCGAACGCGGCGGGGCCGTCATCCCGGTTGAGGTGAAACCGGGGCGGCGGGCGCCGCGGCCCTACGACTCCGACCTCATGCAACTGGCCGCCTACTGTCTGCTGGTGGAAGAGACGACGGGCCGCGCGCCGCCATGGGGGTTTCTGCGTTACGCCGACGCCACCTTTCGTCTCGCCTATACCCCCGCCGTGCGCCGGCGCCTGGTGGCCCTGCTCGACGAGATGCAGGCCCTGCTCGACGCCGACGATGTCAGCCGCAGTCACGACGATCCGCGCCGCTGCGCCGGTTGCGGCTTCCGCACCCTGTGCGACGACGCGCTGGCCGACTGA
- a CDS encoding M50 family metallopeptidase, with protein MLALAGIAAAPIQQAAEQSAGNPLVAIGAFLLMLGLLVVMHELGHFLTAVWLGIKVDEFGVGFPPRMLTLFERNGVKYTLNWLPLGGFVRFAQNGDGASDPLYGAGGTLAAAPPWRRIIVMVAGPLMNLLLAMAIFAVLFSTLGVPTPAGSQIISQVFAGTPAEQAGFRSGDELLALDGRSVKDPRVIGEVARARAGQPVTATVLRDGAEVTLVVVPGPWTSPEGKSFESGFGFSYGPRMEQVQVGPLAGIWHGITYSLELTGRMIQALATLPASLLGLFSPAPAPEGGPIGPVGIARATGEVIQQPGGFAAFWNLAAVLSLNLFLLNLLPIPALDGSHIIFALVEWLRGGKKVPPEKEALVHAIGFAALMGLMVVITVNDVLNAIRGLPVLGGN; from the coding sequence ATGCTCGCTCTCGCAGGCATCGCAGCCGCGCCGATACAGCAGGCCGCCGAGCAAAGCGCAGGAAATCCGCTGGTGGCCATTGGCGCATTCTTGTTAATGCTCGGGTTGCTGGTGGTGATGCACGAACTCGGGCATTTTCTCACCGCTGTATGGCTGGGGATCAAGGTTGATGAGTTCGGAGTCGGTTTTCCGCCGCGCATGCTGACGCTCTTTGAGCGGAACGGCGTTAAATACACGTTGAACTGGCTTCCTCTGGGAGGATTCGTGCGTTTTGCGCAGAACGGCGACGGCGCGAGCGACCCCCTCTACGGCGCCGGCGGCACGCTGGCCGCGGCGCCCCCCTGGCGCCGGATTATTGTGATGGTGGCCGGTCCATTGATGAACTTGCTGCTGGCCATGGCGATCTTTGCCGTGCTCTTCAGCACCCTCGGCGTTCCCACACCCGCTGGCAGCCAGATCATCAGCCAGGTCTTCGCCGGCACCCCCGCCGAACAGGCCGGGTTCCGTTCCGGCGATGAACTGCTTGCCCTGGACGGCCGTTCCGTCAAGGATCCCAGGGTGATCGGCGAAGTGGCCCGCGCCAGGGCCGGTCAGCCGGTGACTGCCACGGTGCTGCGCGATGGCGCAGAAGTAACTCTGGTGGTCGTCCCCGGCCCCTGGACCTCGCCTGAGGGAAAGAGCTTTGAGTCGGGCTTCGGCTTCAGCTACGGTCCACGGATGGAGCAAGTGCAGGTCGGGCCGCTGGCAGGCATCTGGCACGGCATCACCTACAGCCTGGAATTGACCGGTCGGATGATCCAGGCCCTGGCAACGCTGCCGGCTTCACTCCTCGGCCTTTTCTCGCCGGCGCCGGCGCCCGAAGGCGGCCCGATCGGGCCGGTAGGCATTGCCCGGGCGACGGGCGAGGTGATCCAGCAGCCAGGCGGGTTCGCGGCCTTCTGGAACCTGGCCGCGGTTCTGAGCCTGAATCTGTTCTTGCTGAACCTTTTGCCCATCCCTGCCCTTGATGGCAGCCACATTATCTTCGCCCTGGTCGAGTGGCTGCGGGGGGGCAAGAAGGTGCCTCCGGAAAAGGAAGCCCTGGTGCACGCAATCGGCTTTGCCGCACTTATGGGCTTGATGGTGGTGATTACGGTCAATGATGTGCTCAACGCCATCCGCGGCCTGCCGGTGCTGGGCGGGAATTGA
- a CDS encoding phosphatidate cytidylyltransferase encodes MFSVVILIPLIVAVAWWPWATAGFVAFCVVLAIIELFGLLRQGGFAPRRVPGIVLGVAFCGAAALQPFTDLSLAGMTLALGLMATLVYEFTQPDRSTSLQNWALTFTGAAYIGWLLSAFILLRQLDTPLRPGLLAPLNIPPGAAWVFLVLAITWLQDSAAYFVGRSIGRTRMAPILSPKKTWEGFAGGLVASILTAAAAVPLLGLPISLLSAVLIGVAAGIAGPLGDLGESLIKRQVGVKDSGTLIPGHGGILDRMDSLLFTAPVIYFTILLTLAP; translated from the coding sequence CTGTTCAGCGTCGTGATCCTGATCCCGCTGATTGTCGCCGTAGCCTGGTGGCCCTGGGCGACGGCGGGCTTCGTGGCCTTCTGCGTGGTGCTGGCGATCATTGAGCTTTTCGGTCTGTTGCGCCAGGGGGGCTTCGCTCCTCGCCGTGTTCCCGGCATCGTCCTGGGAGTAGCGTTCTGCGGCGCGGCCGCTCTGCAACCCTTCACCGATCTCAGCCTCGCCGGGATGACGCTGGCCCTCGGGTTGATGGCCACCCTGGTGTACGAGTTCACCCAGCCTGATCGCAGCACCAGCCTGCAGAACTGGGCGCTCACGTTTACCGGCGCCGCCTACATCGGCTGGCTGCTGAGCGCCTTCATCCTGCTGCGCCAGCTTGATACGCCCCTGCGCCCCGGCCTGCTCGCGCCGCTCAACATTCCCCCCGGCGCCGCCTGGGTCTTTCTGGTGCTGGCGATCACCTGGCTCCAGGACAGCGCGGCCTATTTCGTGGGTCGTTCAATCGGGCGCACCCGCATGGCGCCTATCCTTAGCCCTAAGAAGACCTGGGAGGGCTTCGCTGGCGGACTGGTTGCCTCTATCCTTACCGCGGCCGCGGCGGTGCCGCTCCTTGGCTTGCCCATCAGCCTGTTGAGCGCCGTGCTCATTGGCGTGGCCGCCGGGATCGCCGGACCACTCGGCGATCTCGGCGAGTCGCTTATCAAGCGCCAGGTCGGCGTCAAAGACTCTGGAACGCTCATCCCTGGCCACGGCGGTATTCTTGACCGTATGGACAGCCTGCTCTTCACCGCGCCGGTTATCTATTTCACGATTCTCTTGACTCTGGCCCCTTGA
- a CDS encoding isoprenyl transferase codes for MSKADGERESKTPQHIAVIMDGNGRWARQRGLPRLAGHRAGTENIRAIVSEADRLGVRYLTLYAFSTENWTRPSAEVQGLMQILSDFIDRETYALHEQNVHLRHLGRLEGLSPRLAEKVRYAIDLTRHNTGLTLAIAFNYGGRADIVDAVRKIVASGVSPDQIDERLISANLYTAGMPDPDVIIRTSGERRISNFLIWQAAYSEFWFTPVFWPDFRPEHLQQAISEYGQRQRRFGGLVSE; via the coding sequence ATGAGCAAGGCTGATGGCGAACGTGAGAGCAAGACCCCTCAACACATCGCGGTCATCATGGACGGAAACGGGCGCTGGGCGCGCCAGCGAGGGTTGCCGCGACTCGCGGGCCATCGGGCAGGTACTGAGAATATCCGGGCGATTGTGAGCGAGGCCGACCGCCTGGGTGTGCGTTACCTGACCCTCTACGCCTTCTCGACCGAAAACTGGACTCGCCCGTCTGCCGAGGTGCAGGGTCTGATGCAGATCCTGAGCGATTTTATTGACCGCGAGACGTATGCGCTCCACGAGCAGAACGTCCATCTGCGGCATCTCGGACGGCTCGAGGGTCTCAGCCCGCGCCTGGCCGAAAAGGTGCGCTACGCTATCGATCTGACCCGTCATAACACCGGTCTGACTCTGGCGATCGCCTTTAACTATGGCGGCCGGGCGGATATTGTCGACGCCGTGCGTAAAATTGTCGCCTCTGGGGTCAGTCCGGATCAGATTGACGAGCGGTTGATCAGCGCCAACCTCTACACTGCCGGGATGCCCGACCCGGACGTGATCATCCGCACCAGCGGCGAGCGGCGAATTTCGAACTTTCTTATCTGGCAGGCAGCCTACAGTGAGTTCTGGTTCACCCCCGTCTTCTGGCCCGACTTCCGGCCAGAACACCTCCAGCAGGCTATCAGCGAGTACGGACAGCGTCAGCGTCGCTTCGGCGGGCTCGTCTCCGAGTAG
- the frr gene encoding ribosome recycling factor: MVNDVLRDYEAHLKKAVEALRHHLATIRTGRASAGLVEHLHVEAYGAPMPLNQLANISVPEARLIVIQPYDAGLIKTIEKAIQQSDIGINPTNDGRVIRLAIPPLTEERRRELVKVVRHRVEEVKVSVRNQRRDAMDQLKELEAEKLISEDELKRAQERVQQLTDKCIADLDAIGKDKEAEVMAV; encoded by the coding sequence ATGGTCAACGATGTCTTGCGCGACTATGAGGCTCATCTGAAGAAGGCCGTCGAGGCCCTGCGGCACCATCTGGCGACGATCCGCACCGGGCGCGCCTCGGCCGGCCTGGTTGAGCATCTGCATGTGGAGGCGTATGGCGCGCCGATGCCGCTGAACCAGCTCGCCAATATTTCGGTGCCCGAGGCCCGTCTCATCGTCATCCAACCCTACGATGCAGGGTTGATCAAAACGATAGAGAAGGCCATTCAGCAATCCGACATCGGCATCAATCCCACCAACGATGGGCGCGTGATCCGTCTGGCCATCCCCCCGCTGACCGAGGAGCGACGGCGTGAACTGGTGAAGGTGGTGCGCCATCGCGTTGAAGAGGTGAAGGTCTCGGTGCGGAACCAGCGCCGCGATGCGATGGACCAGTTGAAGGAGCTTGAGGCCGAAAAGCTGATCAGCGAGGATGAACTCAAGCGCGCCCAGGAACGGGTGCAGCAACTGACCGATAAGTGCATCGCCGACCTCGACGCGATCGGCAAGGATAAAGAAGCCGAGGTCATGGCGGTCTGA
- the pyrH gene encoding UMP kinase — translation MQEPKYRRILIKLSGEQIKGTDEVVSYDMLDYLAREIAAVHRRGVDIAVVIGGGNIWRGSQSIARGMDTAQSHYMGMLGTIINSLALQDVLEQHGLHTRAMTAIQMNEVAEPYIRRRAIRHLEKGRVIILAGGTGNPYFTTDSAAALRAAEIHAQVILMAKNGVDGIYSADPRRDPSAVKFDHLTYMEALNRGLTVMDSTALTFCMDHDIPLIVFNALEPGTIERIVLGYHVGTLVSKSLPERMAVPEV, via the coding sequence ATGCAAGAGCCTAAGTATCGGCGTATTCTGATCAAGTTGAGCGGCGAGCAGATCAAAGGCACCGATGAAGTGGTGAGCTACGATATGCTCGACTATCTGGCCCGCGAAATCGCCGCTGTGCATCGTCGAGGCGTCGATATCGCGGTCGTGATCGGCGGCGGGAACATCTGGCGCGGCAGCCAGTCCATCGCGCGAGGAATGGATACGGCGCAGTCGCACTACATGGGGATGCTGGGCACGATTATCAACTCGCTTGCCCTCCAGGACGTGCTCGAGCAGCACGGGCTGCATACCCGCGCTATGACTGCCATCCAGATGAATGAGGTCGCTGAACCCTACATCCGTCGCCGCGCCATCCGCCACCTGGAAAAGGGCCGGGTGATCATCCTCGCCGGAGGAACCGGCAATCCATACTTTACTACCGACTCGGCGGCGGCGCTGCGCGCCGCCGAGATCCATGCCCAGGTGATCTTGATGGCCAAAAACGGCGTGGACGGGATCTACAGCGCTGATCCACGCCGCGACCCCAGCGCCGTTAAGTTCGATCACCTGACCTACATGGAGGCCCTCAATCGCGGTCTTACGGTGATGGATAGCACCGCGCTCACGTTTTGCATGGATCACGATATCCCGCTGATTGTATTCAATGCGCTGGAACCGGGCACGATTGAGCGCATTGTGCTCGGGTATCACGTTGGCACCCTGGTCAGTAAGAGTCTCCCTGAACGGATGGCTGTGCCGGAAGTGTAA
- the tsf gene encoding translation elongation factor Ts yields MAVSIELVKELRERTGAGIKECKDILEQTGGDLKKAIEILRERGIEAAAKKAAREAREGLIGVYVHYGARVAGLVELNCETDFVARTEDFVTLANNLAQHIVALNPRYISADEVTDEAVVESGLPREKFIEESVLLQQPFIKDPSKTIEELIKETIAKLGENIVVRRFVRYEVSA; encoded by the coding sequence GTGGCAGTGTCGATTGAACTGGTCAAAGAACTGCGGGAGCGAACCGGCGCCGGGATCAAGGAGTGTAAAGATATCCTGGAGCAGACCGGCGGTGATCTCAAGAAGGCCATTGAGATCCTGCGCGAACGGGGGATCGAGGCGGCGGCGAAGAAGGCTGCTCGCGAAGCTCGTGAGGGCCTCATCGGGGTCTATGTGCATTACGGCGCTCGCGTCGCCGGTCTGGTGGAATTGAACTGCGAGACCGACTTTGTCGCTCGCACTGAGGACTTCGTCACCCTGGCGAATAACCTCGCCCAGCATATTGTCGCGCTGAATCCGCGCTACATCAGCGCCGACGAGGTGACCGACGAGGCTGTGGTCGAGAGCGGGCTGCCCCGTGAGAAGTTTATCGAAGAGAGCGTGCTGCTGCAACAGCCATTTATCAAGGATCCATCAAAAACGATCGAAGAACTGATCAAAGAAACTATCGCCAAACTCGGCGAAAACATCGTCGTCCGGCGCTTCGTGCGCTACGAGGTTAGCGCCTGA
- the rpsB gene encoding 30S ribosomal protein S2 yields the protein MTQTTTPRVVSIKALLEAGAHFGHQTNRWNPKMRPYIYTARNGIHIIDLQKTVLGLTAAYNFIADVTARGEKVLFVGTKKQAQEAVIEEATRAGQYYITQRWLGGTLTNFATIKGRLKRLADLEAQRDRGDFARLTKAEGLQLEKEIEKLNRVFAGIKTMDRLPGALFVIDPHKEELAVKEALKVGVPVVAMVDTNCDPDPISYVIPCNDDAIRGIRLITGKIADAALEGIARREAAQEG from the coding sequence ATGACCCAGACGACAACGCCGCGCGTAGTTTCGATCAAGGCGCTGCTGGAGGCTGGCGCGCACTTCGGGCACCAGACGAATCGCTGGAATCCGAAGATGCGCCCGTACATCTACACCGCGCGCAATGGAATCCACATTATTGACCTGCAGAAGACCGTCCTGGGCCTTACGGCGGCCTATAATTTCATTGCCGATGTGACGGCGCGCGGTGAGAAGGTGCTCTTCGTCGGCACCAAGAAGCAAGCCCAGGAGGCGGTGATTGAGGAAGCGACCCGCGCCGGCCAGTACTATATCACCCAACGCTGGCTCGGCGGAACATTGACCAACTTTGCGACGATCAAGGGGCGCCTCAAGCGCCTCGCTGATCTCGAGGCCCAGCGTGATCGCGGCGATTTCGCCCGCCTTACCAAGGCCGAGGGTTTGCAGCTTGAAAAGGAAATAGAAAAGCTCAACCGGGTCTTCGCTGGCATCAAGACTATGGATCGGCTGCCCGGAGCGCTCTTCGTAATCGATCCGCACAAAGAGGAACTGGCCGTCAAGGAGGCGCTCAAGGTTGGCGTGCCCGTCGTGGCCATGGTGGATACGAACTGTGATCCCGACCCGATCAGCTACGTCATTCCATGCAATGACGACGCCATCCGCGGCATTCGCCTCATTACCGGCAAGATCGCCGACGCGGCGCTCGAAGGCATCGCGCGCCGCGAGGCGGCCCAGGAGGGCTGA
- a CDS encoding STAS domain-containing protein — protein sequence MSEAFDDDLPDDPEALRQEVRRLREQLRRSEDVISELAVPVVPLLEGVIVLPLIGYLDSRRAQQVIESLLNGIAEHQADVAIIDISGVPIVDTQVANSLGQAIRAASLLGAQVVISGIGARIAQTLVHLDIDFSNVTTCANLRDGIEAALAFNGLHIAPVEAEPGK from the coding sequence GTGAGTGAAGCATTCGATGATGATCTGCCTGACGATCCCGAGGCCCTGCGGCAGGAGGTGCGCCGCCTGCGTGAACAACTGCGGCGATCCGAGGACGTCATCTCGGAACTGGCGGTGCCGGTCGTGCCCTTGCTCGAGGGCGTCATTGTGCTGCCCCTGATAGGTTATCTGGATAGCCGGCGGGCGCAGCAGGTGATCGAGAGCCTGCTGAACGGCATTGCCGAGCACCAGGCCGACGTAGCGATCATTGACATCTCCGGCGTGCCGATCGTTGACACTCAGGTAGCCAATTCCCTGGGGCAGGCCATCCGCGCTGCCAGCCTCCTCGGCGCCCAGGTAGTGATTAGCGGCATCGGGGCTCGCATCGCCCAGACCCTGGTGCATCTCGACATTGACTTCTCTAATGTAACCACCTGCGCCAACCTCCGCGATGGCATCGAGGCCGCCCTGGCCTTCAACGGCCTGCACATCGCGCCTGTCGAAGCGGAACCCGGCAAGTAA
- the tpx gene encoding thiol peroxidase, protein MTVKRENAFDFLGPRTLIGPELRPGDRAPDFTLINRKLQPVTREAYAGKPLVISVVPSLDTGVCSKQTQRFNAEAAARAGQVNFITVSADLPFAQARWCTSNGAEQIETLSDHRDMNFGAAYGTLVDELRIESRAVFVVDGEGIIRYVEYVPVAGNEPNYDAALAALAALGG, encoded by the coding sequence ATGACCGTCAAACGTGAAAATGCGTTCGACTTCCTCGGCCCCCGCACCCTGATCGGACCGGAACTGCGCCCTGGCGATCGCGCTCCGGACTTTACGCTTATCAACCGCAAGCTGCAGCCCGTAACCCGCGAAGCCTACGCGGGTAAACCGCTGGTTATCAGCGTTGTCCCCTCGCTTGATACCGGCGTGTGCAGCAAGCAAACTCAGCGTTTTAACGCCGAAGCCGCCGCCCGCGCCGGGCAGGTGAACTTCATCACCGTGAGCGCCGACCTGCCATTCGCCCAGGCTCGCTGGTGCACCAGCAACGGCGCCGAGCAGATCGAAACGCTCTCCGATCACCGCGACATGAACTTCGGCGCCGCCTACGGCACCCTGGTGGACGAACTGCGCATCGAGAGCCGCGCGGTCTTCGTGGTTGACGGCGAAGGCATTATACGTTATGTCGAGTATGTGCCGGTCGCCGGCAACGAGCCCAACTACGACGCCGCCCTCGCCGCCCTTGCCGCTCTCGGCGGATAA